The Gemmatimonadota bacterium genome includes a region encoding these proteins:
- a CDS encoding Ig-like domain-containing protein — protein MLRRRLLAPPRASYGRCLALLLLFLAPAPLAAQERDGGGKPRLRWEYFYSQRAYPFGRIPPRALQRALDQYQAQWPEAAAFLFRAPGEIRATTWSPMGPENIPNFFIQSAGRMSSVAPHPSDPNTIYVGAAQGGVWKTANGGARWTALTDRECSLAMGSIAIDPVNPDLLYAGTGEQHFSGDSYYGCGVLRSADGGATWTQLGAAVFESATTGGARIADVVIDSSTAGSTSSTTLYVASDFGVFKSRDSGATWTRVLEGIATDLVLDPANSSTIYAALGRISGGSDNGVYKSADGGANWTRLGGGFPTSDVGRINLAISRSSPGILYAVVMDARNGSGSDGNLLGVYKTSDAGATWSLLPAPGSSFSCNTQCWYNLVVAVHPADPNRVYVGTVQLYRSTDGGNTFTNILGSVHVDQHGFAFDPRDPNIIYVVNDGGVYKSTNGGDSWVSLNTNIAATQFYPGISLHPSDSSMALGGTQDNGTLEFSGTPSWRVVLGADGGYTAIDRATPTTAYAEMQWTPNSSFGGPRRRDGGGNFLRKVSGIDVSEPALFIPPLVMDPSNPQVLYFGTVRLYRTENRAESWTALSPDLTNGGGRISAIAPAPSDSQVIYVGTSNAMVQVTTDGGRSWNLSRQGLPARFVKSIAVDPFDAQTAYVTLSGFQSGHVFRTTNGGASWQDISANLPDMPVNAVVVDSLLAGNIYIGTDLGVFYSRDQGASWEPFNDGFPNVAVFDMVYNARTGHLVAATHGRSMFRVQPPASLIATVRVSPQVDTLGVGQSVQLRATPVDRQGQPTVAPVSWSSSNPQVAAVDASGLVTGRGPGTATIRATAEGASG, from the coding sequence GTACCAGGCGCAGTGGCCGGAAGCAGCGGCCTTCCTTTTCCGGGCCCCGGGCGAGATTCGAGCGACGACGTGGAGCCCCATGGGGCCGGAGAACATCCCTAACTTCTTCATCCAGTCCGCGGGCCGCATGTCCTCCGTTGCCCCGCACCCCTCGGATCCCAACACGATCTACGTGGGTGCAGCCCAGGGCGGCGTGTGGAAGACAGCGAACGGCGGCGCCCGCTGGACGGCGCTGACGGACAGGGAGTGCTCGCTGGCCATGGGGTCCATCGCGATCGACCCGGTCAACCCTGACCTCCTGTATGCGGGAACCGGCGAGCAGCACTTCTCCGGCGACAGCTACTACGGCTGCGGTGTGCTGCGCTCGGCAGATGGCGGCGCTACCTGGACGCAGTTGGGCGCGGCGGTGTTCGAGAGTGCCACGACAGGCGGCGCCCGCATCGCCGATGTGGTCATCGATTCCAGCACGGCCGGCTCCACGAGCAGCACCACGCTGTACGTGGCGAGCGACTTCGGCGTGTTCAAGTCCCGGGACAGCGGCGCCACCTGGACGCGCGTGCTGGAGGGCATTGCTACAGACCTGGTGCTGGACCCGGCGAACAGCTCGACGATATACGCCGCCCTGGGCAGGATTTCCGGTGGCTCCGACAATGGCGTCTACAAGTCTGCGGACGGCGGTGCCAACTGGACACGGCTGGGTGGCGGCTTCCCCACGAGCGACGTCGGAAGGATCAATCTTGCTATTTCCCGCTCCTCGCCGGGGATTCTTTACGCCGTGGTCATGGACGCGCGCAACGGCTCCGGCTCGGATGGCAACCTCCTGGGCGTCTACAAGACCTCCGATGCCGGGGCCACGTGGAGCCTGCTTCCCGCCCCGGGATCCAGCTTCTCCTGCAACACGCAGTGCTGGTACAACCTAGTCGTAGCCGTGCACCCTGCCGATCCCAACCGCGTCTATGTCGGCACGGTCCAGCTCTACCGCTCGACCGATGGCGGGAACACCTTCACGAATATCCTGGGGTCGGTGCACGTGGACCAGCACGGTTTTGCCTTCGACCCTCGCGATCCGAATATCATCTATGTTGTCAACGATGGCGGTGTCTATAAGTCCACCAACGGCGGCGACTCCTGGGTCAGCCTGAACACGAACATTGCCGCCACGCAGTTCTATCCGGGGATCTCGCTCCACCCCTCCGATTCCAGCATGGCCCTGGGCGGCACGCAGGACAACGGCACGCTCGAATTTTCCGGCACCCCGTCGTGGAGAGTGGTGCTGGGGGCGGATGGCGGTTACACCGCCATTGACCGGGCGACGCCCACCACCGCATATGCCGAGATGCAGTGGACGCCGAACAGCTCCTTTGGGGGACCCCGCCGTCGAGATGGCGGCGGCAACTTCCTCCGCAAGGTCAGCGGCATAGACGTTTCCGAGCCTGCATTGTTCATCCCGCCGCTGGTCATGGATCCGTCTAATCCGCAGGTTCTCTACTTCGGCACGGTCCGGCTGTATCGCACCGAGAATCGCGCCGAATCCTGGACAGCGTTGAGCCCTGACCTCACCAACGGGGGCGGGCGCATCTCCGCGATCGCACCTGCGCCGTCCGACTCGCAGGTGATCTATGTGGGCACGAGCAACGCCATGGTGCAGGTCACTACAGATGGAGGGAGGAGCTGGAATCTCTCAAGGCAAGGACTGCCGGCCCGCTTCGTGAAGTCCATAGCCGTGGACCCTTTTGACGCCCAGACGGCATACGTCACCCTATCGGGCTTCCAGTCGGGACACGTTTTCCGCACTACCAATGGCGGCGCGAGCTGGCAGGACATCAGCGCCAACCTGCCAGACATGCCGGTCAACGCTGTTGTGGTCGATTCGCTGCTGGCCGGGAACATCTACATTGGCACGGACCTGGGCGTGTTCTACTCGAGGGACCAGGGGGCGAGCTGGGAGCCGTTTAACGACGGGTTTCCGAACGTGGCCGTGTTCGACATGGTTTACAACGCCCGCACGGGGCATCTGGTGGCGGCGACTCACGGCAGGAGTATGTTCCGCGTGCAGCCGCCCGCCAGCTTGATCGCGACGGTGCGCGTATCGCCACAAGTGGATACGCTGGGCGTCGGCCAGTCGGTGCAGCTCCGGGCGACGCCCGTGGACCGGCAGGGTCAGCCAACTGTGGCGCCGGTGAGCTGGAGTTCCAGCAACCCCCAGGTCGCGGCCGTGGATGCCAGCGGCCTGGTAACAGGGCGCGGTCCAGGCACGGCTACGATCCGAGCCACGGCGGAGGGCGCGAGCGGT